A segment of the Octopus bimaculoides isolate UCB-OBI-ISO-001 chromosome 12, ASM119413v2, whole genome shotgun sequence genome:
GTAACTCATTAAAGCCTTACAGACATGTCCGTCTAATTTAGTTTATATACTAGCAATTTTATTAGCATTACTAAACTCTTTTAGTCACTCTATTGTGTAACATCATTACACTATTTGATCTATTCACAAATGGTTGGTCATGGCAACTGTTACTAGTTTCATTATTAATTGCTAGCAATAAGAATTAACTTGGTAACTTTCTGACTGTTTGACAACTTGCCTACCTATTCACATGCATGCTTGCTTGCTCActtgtgtcaaaagtgaaacaataacatctctctatagCAGAGGTTCTTAAACTTTTTGAGCCACTGCCCCACCTCATaaccacataataccctcagcgcccccacccctatttttatgtataaataaatattttatattttactagtttacatatattatgaatcatttcatatttaatatattatataatttgtatacaatactgtaataatattataaattcatagcatcccccaatccactgccaAAAAAGAAACCGTCATTACATATTCTTACTCGATAAAATAATGCACAAATTTACACCGCATATTGGAGAAGTCAGCAGTGTAGTGGCATGCATGCTTTTTAAAGGTTTTAATTATATCAGGAGGAGAAGGCTTTGGACTTAACAAAGTGTCTTTGTTAGGCATGAAATTAAATCATCGTCATATTTATttgtcataaattatatatacaaataataaacacaGGAAGTGTAGCAGATATGGCTAAGTGTGTCAAAGAAAGACATTTTGGTGTAAGTAGAGAATATATGATGATCTATGTTGAAATATCATAATACAAAACTTAGTGAATTAATTGAATTTTCACAGAGAAGAAATAATCTTTTTCTTCAggaatatgagagagaaaggTGTTCGAAAGCATTGAGCTGTTGGACAAAGGTTTCCAAGATCTTCTGATCGTTCAACATTATTCACACTTCAGTCGCAGTTCTCTCTTcgaggtacaacagaaacagatcTTGTCACCTCTCTGTTTCGCAAAAGAACCTTTAGCAGCAACATTCAGCAAAGTGCAGTACACATGCACAGCAATAGTGTTTTGGTAAACGGAGCTTTCCACTTCATAAATGCTAACAATATGTGAAAAAAGGTAGTTAACTCGCTTTGATATATCACTATATTATCCTGTGACAAGCCAATAAggcattaggaaaaaaaaaaaggaagcaacaTTGTAATACAAAAAtcgaaaaataaagaacaacatatgcaaacatactgaGAGCAAGTGTCAGTAGTATGCTGCCCAGAAAGGTAGTTTCCGTATGTAATTTATTACCTCTAAAAAACTATGCACAACTTTACATGAAATAGAAATCATGAAATACAGTGGTCAATAAGTGGTTGCAAGTGCAGGTTTTGATTACTAGTAGTGCAGCAGTGTTAATGGAACAAGAGTCtcccacaaaagaaaagaaatgcatgCAACAAAGAAATGTGTAAAAAAGGCAATGTTATAAGTCCTGTATGAAAGGAATTTTGCACCAATAACAAGAGTTTGTTCGTATAAATGTCACAAAGTTCATGCATTAAAAAAAGTATATGTTGGTACAATGTTCATAGCAAAAGAATAGAGATAAAAGACTAAAGCCATAACAGTATTCCACTAAAACAGCCCATCCAGGTAGGCTTTTAGGAAGGGTTCAATGAGAAGGATGAACTTGGTGAAGTGAAAGTAACCTCTCAATGTCAGGCTGAATAAGCCTGAGATCACCACATTCCGCATGATTCATAGCTTACACCGCTGTTTCGTAAGAAGGCGAGTGACTGCACTGAATCCTCTCTCAACCAAATAAGATGCTGGAAAGGCAATGAAAAACAATTTGACTTTCTTCCAAAGCTCCAGATAGTGGTCACGGATAGCTTTTTGAAGACAAAATACTTGATTGTACTTGCAGAATTTAGGCTTCAATTGAATATCATTTTGAAGAGTTATCAGCTCCTCTTCTAGCTTTCCACTCTCTTCTTCTCCGATGTCAATGAAGGGGATGACAATCTAGTCAGAAACTTGAAGAGCAAACAGATCATGAAATCAATGCTCCATATCTTTGTGCAGTGCGGTGAGGTGTGAGCAAAAGACAAGCAGATCCTCGTCTGCAAGTTTTCCATCCTTTTCAAAATTAGACTAGCAAAGAAACTGGAAAAACTCCCTGCATCCAATTTTGCACTTATACATaacaagtttcacttgaaatgtTGAGATGGTTGACTTAACTTGGATGAGATTAACACCATCTCCTTGCAGCTAGTTATTCACTTCATTGAATTTAATAAGTCAGACAAATATGCaatatctttctttatacttATAAAGTATACTCACACTATTTTATACTTATAAAGTATACTCACACTAAGTTCTGGGACGGTGGTATTAAAGAACTCCGTTACTGAATCAAGcaaagcataaaaataattcaGACAATTTCCCTTTGATAACCACCTCACCTCTGTGTGGAGCAGCAAGTTTTGAAAGTCTTCGTTGATTTCAAAGCAAAGCTGTTGAAACAAGCAAGTATTCAAAGCATGAGATTTGATTTTATTCACGGTGGTGATGACCATGTTTAGGGAATTGTGAAGATGACCTCTGAGGTTTCGTGCAACAAGGTGTTGTCAGTGAATCACGTAGTGCATCAGGCAGGCTGACTTTGAGAGCCGCGTTGACAGCCAGTCATCGATGGTGCACCATCAATTGCAATAGTATTCAGTGGGATGTCCTTTTTGTCAATAAAGCTCTTGATCACATTGAAAATGGATTTACTCTTGCTATTAGTTTCCAATAGTCTGGCAAAGAGTAATTCTTGGCCCTCTTTCACAAAACGAACATATACAAGGAGGATGGAATCATTACCTGGCAAAGTAGACTCGTCCAACTGCAAGCTGAATTCTGTTTTCTTCAGAATTGTGCAGAGTTGGTCTTCGACGTCTTCTGCCATTTCATCAACTCTCCTCTGGACAGAGCTATTACTCAGAGGAATACCTTTGATAATTGGCTCTGGTGCCTTGTGTAGTACCATCTTCAGGACTTCTTTTACAGCTGGTAAGATTAGCTGTTCTCTTATTGGGTGAGGTTTGCTGGACTTCGCAATGAGAAGTGATATGTTATAAGAAGCACTCAAACCATCACTAGATTAACTGGATGAACTCGAGGAAAAACTTCCAAGTTATTTTAAGGGattgaaaataattcaaatttttttcttctctatcaagATGCCTTTTATTTAAGTGTTCTTGAAGCCTTGATGGTTTCATCACTTCATTTGTAAAAGTCTTTTCAGAAAGTAGACGAATTGGTTGCTTTTCTTTGTGTGGAGTTACAATAAACCCATACTactccaacaccgcttgacaaccagttttgatTTGAGGGTAGCTGCATCAAATACCATTCTACACAAAGTGCCACATATTAAAGGAggatctcagtaataacagtgtagcaaaacggcagtgctccagcatggccacagctatgagctgaaactacaaaaaaagcaaaaaaaaaatatatatatgtatttggtgctccagcatggccgcagtcgaatgactgaaacaagtaaaagagtaaaagagtatatatttatatttatatatatatatatgtacttatatattcatatatatatatttgtatatgtgtatttatatatttatatatttgtgacatgcgtaagctcgcaaggaatgaagccagtatgctccgttggatgtgtaatgtcaatgtgaatacccgtcagagtgtaagtatcttgagagaaaagctgaacattagaagcatcagttgtggcgtgcaagagagacgattgcgctggtatggacatgtggtgagaatggaggaggatagctgcgtgaaaaagtgccacaccctaacagttgagggaacccgtggaagaggtaggcccaggaagacctgggctgaggtggtgaggcaagaccttcgtacattgggcctcaccgaggcgatgactactgccCGAGACCNNNNNNNNNNNNNNNNNNNNNNNNNNNNNNNNNNNNNNNNNNNNNNNNNNNNNNNNNNNNNNNNNNNNNNNNNNNNNNNNNNNNNNNNNNNNNNNNNNNNNNNNNNNNNNNNNNNNNNNNNNNNNNNNNNNNNNNNNNNNNNNNNNNNNNNNNNNNNNNNNNNNNNNNNNNNNNNNNNNNNNNNN
Coding sequences within it:
- the LOC106881917 gene encoding zinc finger BED domain-containing protein 5-like, with the protein product MVLHKAPEPIIKGIPLSNSSVQRRVDEMAEDVEDQLCTILKKTEFSLQLDESTLPGNDSILLVYVRFVKEGQELLFARLLETNSKSKSIFNVIKSFIDKKDIPLNTIAIDGAPSMTGCQRGSQSQPA